The window GCCTCGGATCGCCGGGCGTGGAGGAGATTCAGTGGACCGAACCCGTTCGGCCCGGTGACACGCTCTCCGTCCGCCTCGAAGTCGCGGAGAAACGCCCGCTGGAGAGCGACCCCTCGCGGGGATTGCTCACCACGGACACCGCGATGTTCAACCAGGACGACGAGGTCGTGATGACGATGCGCGGAAAAGCGTTCTACGAGCGGCGGAACCCCGACGCCTAGCGCCCCTCGAACTCGGGATCTCTGTCTTCGAGGAACGCCCGGACGCCTTCTTCGTGGTCGTGCGTGTCGAAGACGACGCCCTGCGCGACGGCCTCGTCCGTCATCGCCTGGTCGATGGTCTTCTCGAACCCTTCGTCGATGAGGCGTTTCGCGTGCCGGAACGCCGCCGTCGGGCCGGACGCGATTCGTTCGACCATCGCGTCCGCCTTCGCGTCGAACTCCTCGCTCCCGTAGACGTGGTTGAACAGCCCGAGGTCGTGCGCGCGCTCCGCGCCCATGATCTCGCCGGTGTAGACGAGTTCCTTCGCGACGTTCGTCCCCACCACGCGCGGCAGGAGGTAGGACGTGCCGGCGTCCACGGAGAGGCCGACCTGCCGGAACACGAACCCGATGCTCGCGTCCTCGGTCGCGAGCTGGACGTCGCACGCGATGGCGAGGTTCGCGCCCGCGCCCACGGCGGGGCCGTCCACCTTCGCGATGGTGGGGAGCGGGAACTCGACGAGGAGCGCGAGCGTCTCGCTCGTCGTGCGCTCCAGGGTCTTCACGGCCTCCTCCAGGGATTCGTCGGAGTCGAGTCGGTTCTTCATCGCGGCGATGTCGCCGCCGGCGCTGAACGCGCCGCCCGACCCCTGCACGACGACGGCGCGGGCGTCGTCGACCTCGTCGCGGACGTGTTCGAGGCGGTCGCGCAGGCCCGCGGTTAGCTCGCGGGAGAGCGCGTTCCGGCGCTCGGGCTGGTCGAGCGTGATGGTCGCGACACCGTCCTCCACGTCGAGCGTGACTGCGTCACTCATACCGCGACCCACACCGCGAACCCCGAAAAACCTTCCCCAGAGCTGTTAGGAATCTTCGCTAGTTCGCTTTACAGTGCTTATTCTTCGGGGATGACTTTTCCGGGGTTGAGCAAGCCCTTCGGGTCGATGGCGTCCTTCACGGCCCGCATCACGTCCACGGTGTTCGCGTGCTCGTCGCTCATGAAGCCGCGTTTTCCGATGCCGACGCCGTGTTCGCCGGTCGCGGTGCCGCCCATCTCGATGGCGGCCTGCACGACCTCGTTGTTGTACGCCATCGCGCGAACCACGTGGTCTTCGTCGTCCCGGTCGACGAGCGGCGTGTAGTGGAGGTTGCCGTCTCCCGCGTGCCCGACGAGCGGGACGAGCAGGTCGTACTCGTCGGCGAGTTCGTGCGCGCGCTCCACGATGTCGGGGTAGTTCGTGATCGGGACGACCACGTCGCCGATGACGGCCACGTCGAGGTCGGGGTCGTACGCGCGCGCCGCGGGCAGGGCCTCGCGGCGGGCCTCCCAGACGTCCGCCATCTCGTCGCCGGGCTCGATCCACTCGACGACCCCGTGGTCGCGGCAGAGGTCCTCGACGAACGCGTAGTCCTCGTCGATGCCGCTGGTGTTTCCGTGGAGTTCGACCAGGAGGGTCGGGCGCTCGGCGAGCGTGAGGTCGTCGCGGTTCTCGTTCAGGAGTTCGATGGACTGCGCGTCCATGAACTCGATCGCGCCGGGTTTCACGCCCGCGCCGATGACGTCGCTGACGGCGCGGCAGGCGTCGCGCGCGCTCTCGAACGCGACGAGCGCCGCCCGCTTCTCCGCGGGGATGCCGGCGAGTTCGACGGTCGCGTCCGTCACCACGCCGAGCGTGCCCTCGCTCCCGACGAGCAAGTCCGTGATGCTGTACCCCGACGAGGTCTTCACGACGTTCCGGCCGGCCTCCACGACCTCGCCGTCGGGGAGGACGGCTTCGATGCGGCGGACGTGGTCGCGGGTCTCGCCGTACCGGACGGCGTTGAACCCGCTCGCGTTCGTCGCGATCATCCCGCCGATGGTCGCCACGTCGCCGCTGGAGATGCCGGGCGGGAAGCGGAGGCCGTCGCCGGCGAGCGCCTCGTTCAGGTCGTCGTAGACGACGCCGGGGCCGACGCGCGCGGTGAGCGTGTCCGGGTCGGCGTCCACCCACGTCATCTCCTTCGTCGAGAGGACGATCCCGCCCTCGACCGGGATGGCGTTCCCTTCGAGGCCGCTCCCGCCGCTCCACGGCGTCACCGGAACGTCCCGCTCGTACGCCGCCGCGAGCACGTCCGAGACCTCGTCGGTGGTCTCCGGCCACACGACCGCGTCGGGCGTCGACGGGTGGTGTGGGCTGGCGTCCCGGGCGTACTGCTCGCGCCGCGATTCGGTGAACGAGCACTCGGCGTCGAGGTCTCGGAGGAACGAGACGTCGTGGTCGGTCATACACGGTCGTTCGTGTACGTGTCCCTAAAGGTTCGCCCGGGCATCGCCAACAGTTATTGCGCTCCCCGCGACTCACTCGGTATGCGCGTGAGCGAGGCCGTCGTCGACCGATTGGTCGCACACGGCATCGATACGGTGTTCGGCATTCCCGGAAAGCAAACCCTCCCCCTGAACGACGGCATCGGGTCGCGTGACGGCATCGACTTCGTCGTCGCCCGCCACGAGACCGCCGTCACGCACGAGGCGTGGGGGTACGCCGAGACGTCCGGTGAGATGGCGGCGACATGCGTCGTCCCCGGTCCCGGCGACATGAACGCGATGAACGGCCTGAAGAACGCGCTGAACGACTGCACGCCCCTCCTCCACCTCGCCGTGGAGACCGAACCCGAGGTTCGGGGCGGCGACGGCATCCACGAGACGCCGCCCGACACGTACGACAACGTCGTGAAGGAGAACGTCCTCGTGGAGAACCCCGAGGCCGCGCTCGCGGAAATCGAGCGCGCCATCGCGATCGCCCAGACCGCGCCGAAGGGCCCCGTCCGCGTGGGCATCCCGAAGAACTTCCTCCCGATGGACGTGACGCTCGCCGAACCCGGAGACTACGCGACGGAGTCCGTGCGCGGCGTGGACGAGGCCGCGCTCGGCGACGCCGCCGAGCACCTGAACGAGGCCGAGAACCCCGTGGTGCTCGCGGGCGGCGGCGTGCGCTCCGCGGACGCGTCCGGCGCGCTCGTCGGCGTCGCGGAGGCCCTCGACGCGCCCGTCGTCACCACGTACAAGGGAAAGGGGACGATTCCGGAAGACCACGACCTCTCCGCGGGCGTGCTCTGCGGCGGCGCGAGCCCCGACCTCCTCGCCCTGCTCTCGGAGTCGGACGCCATGCTCGCGGTCGGCACGGACTTCGACGCGGTCGCCACCCGCTCGTGGACGGTCGACGTTCCGGACACCCTGGTGCACGTCACGCTCGACCCCGAGGACGTGGGGACGGGATACGAGCCGTCGGTGGCGCTCGTCGCGGACGCGGGCGCGGCGCTCGCCGGTCTCGCGGGTCGCCTCGAACACACCGAGACCCGGGACGGCGCGGCGCGCGCGCAGGCCGTGCGGGAGGCGGACGCCGACCGGATGGCCGACCTCCGCGACACCGCACAGGCGCCGCTCACGTCGGTCGCCGCGCTCTCGGCCGTCCGCGACGCCACCCCCCGCGACGCGCCCGTCTCCGCGGACGCCGGCGGCTTCCGCATCTGGACGCTCGTCTCCTTCCCCGCGTACGGCCCGCGCTCGTACGTCAATCCGGGGTCGTGGGCGACGATGGGAACCGGCCTCCCCGCGGCCATCGGCGCGGCGCGCGCGAACCCCGGCGAGGGCGTGCTCGCGCTCTCCGGCGACGGCGGCCTCATGATGTGCGTTCACGAACTCCACACCGCCGCCGTCGAAGACCTTCCGGTGGTGCTCGTCGCGTTCAACAACAGCGACTACGCCATCATCTCCGAGGAGGCCGAGCGCTCGTACGGCCTCGACGCCTACGACTGGCCGGAAACCCCGCTCTCGCTCTCGACGATTGCGGAGGGAATGGGCGTGACGACCGCGCGCGCCGAGACGCCCGACGAGATTCGCGAGGCCGTCGACGCGGCGTTCGACCGGGACGGCCCGACGCTCGTCGAGGTGCCGACCGACCCGGCCGAACCGCAGGCGAGCGTCCACATGCGCGACTAATCTTCGGGCTGCGTGCCGACGCCCTCGGGCCACCCGGGCGGCTGTTCGGGCGACACGCTCGCGTGCTCGCGCTTGCGCACCATCGGCGTTCGCTCAAGCGACAGCACCTTCGTCCCGTCCTGATTGTACGCCCGCAGTTCCGTGGTGACGACGCCGACGTGGTCTCTGCTGTCGAGTTCGCGCTTCGAGAGGACCTCCGACTCCGCGAAGATGGTGTCCCCGTGGAAGACGGGCGCGTGGTGCTGGACGCCGTCGTATCCGAGGTTCGCGGTGGCGTTCATCGACACGTCCACGACGCTCATTCCCACCGCGAGCGCGATGACGAACGTCCCGTCCACGAGGCGTTCGCCGAACTCCGTCTCCGACGCGTAGGCCTCGTTGAAGTGCATCGGATTCACGTTCATGGTGAGGTTCGTGAACCAGACGTTGTCCGTCTCGGTGACGGTCCGCCCGTACGGGTGCTTGTACACGTCGCCCGTCTCGAAGTCCTCGTAGAACCGTCCCTGCCAGCCCTCGACTACGGTCGTGTCCGACATGGCGCGCCGTACGACACCGCGGCGCAAAGAACGCGGTGTTTTTCACGGCACGCCGCCCACTCGAACCATGTTCGCGTCAGTCGCCGCGGGCGTCGCGTTCGGCCTCGCGCTCGCAGCGCCGCCGGGGCCGATGAACGCCGTCATCGCCGAGGAAGCCGTGCAGCGCGGCTGGCGGAAGGGCGCGCGCGCCGGTCTCGGCGCGGCGACCGCCGACTTCTGTTTCTTCCTGCTCGCGCTGGTGGGCGTGGTCGCCGTCGTCACCGACCTCCCGCTCCTCCACGCGGGCCTGCTCGCCGTCGGCGGCGTCCTCATGCTGTACTTCGCGTACGGCGCGTACCGCGGCGTCTCCGAGTCGTTCCGTGAGGCCGGCACGGGCCGAGTCGCGGGGACGGGCTTCCAGCGCGCGTTCGTCCTCGCTATCACCAACCCCTACCAGCTCGCGTTCTGGCTGTCCGCCGGCGTCGCACTCGTCGAACCCGGCACGCTCGACCTCCTCAGCTACACGCCCTACCTCGGCGACTCGCTCGCGGGCGCGCTCGTCGTCCACACCGGCAGCCCCGCCCTCGTCGCCGGGTTCTTCACGGGCGTGCTCGGCTGGGTGGTCGCGTTCCCGCTCGCGTTGGCCGCCGCCGAACGACGCGTCGAAGCCCTCGCGCCCGCCGTCAGCGCGCTCTCCGCCCTCCTCCTCGCCGGATTCGGCGTCCTCTTCCTCGTCGACGCCGTGCGAACCGTCGCGTAGAGACGACACGCTCAAACCATTCGGCATCCTGACTGAACGCGATGACCTCCCGAGACGTCTCCTCACTCGTCTCGTTCTCCCTCGACGCCGACACCGGCGAACTCACCATAAGCGACGACCTCGCCGGGCTCTCCTTCTCGGTCACCCTCGCCGACCCGGGAACGCTCACGGCCGCGCCGCAGTCGCTCCTGTTTCCCGTCGATGACGCCGTGGCGCTCACGACCGACGAACTCGTGATTCCGCCAGACGCGAACGCCCGCCTCCGCGACGAGACCGGTGAGTACCGCGGCGAATTCTCCACGACGCCCCGTGAGATCCCCGAGGGAACCCACTACATCGAACTCGGCCGAATCGTGAAGACGTACGTCGTCCTCCCGCGAACGTCCGCGACCGCCGGGTACGACGCGCCCCACGCGGACGGCGGGTCGCTCCGCGTGTCGTTCCCCGAGCGCACTCGCGTCGTCGTCGGCGCGCGCTCCAGGCACAACCGCCCGCACGCCACTATCACCGTGCCGGACGACCCGCGCGCGCTCATGTCCGCCGTCGGCGCGCTCGGCGCGTCCGTGAAGGAGTGGTCGGCCGAGCGGTCGTGGCCGACGCTCCGCGGCCACCCGCCCGCCATCGAACGCGGGGACGAACTCGCGATTCCCGACGGCCTTTCCGTGCCGGACACCGGCGTTACAATCACCGTCCCGGAGACGTACGCGGACGTGTATCGGATCGCGCCGCTCGCGTTCTACCTCGGCGCGACCGTCGAACCCGGCGAGCCCGCCATCCGCCTCGACAACGGCTATACGCACGCCCTCAGCCGCCCGCTCGAACCCGCTGTCGACCGCGCGCTTGCGCGCTGTCTCCTCCTCGACACGCTCGTGCGAACGAACGGCTACTACTCCTTCCCCCGGTACGAGTACGACGAAATCGCCGCCGCCCTCCCGTTCTACCCGCCGAAACTCTACGACCGCCCGATACCCGACCAACTCCTTGAGTACTTCGAGGTGTCCTGGGAGACGCTCGCACCCGTCGTCCCGCGGTGGCCCGCGACCGCCGTTCTCGCCCCGTCAATCGAGGACGCCCCCCTCCTCCCGCACGCCCTGAACGGCCTCTGGCGCGTCCGCATCGACGACAGCGCTCCCACGCCGTCGCCGACCATCGCCACCATGGCGACGCGCGGTTCGCCGGACGCCGACACCGGCCGCCTCGTCCGCGAGGCGTTCGACCCCGAGCGGGTCGAGAGCCGAGCGACGCCCGACACCGCCACCGTAGCCGTCGCCACCGACGACCCCGACCGCGCCGCCGCCTTCCGCAACCGCCTCGACACGACCGCCCTCGACCCAGACAACGTCACCGTTGGCCGCCCCGGGGCGTCCGTTCCCACCGCCGTCGACCTCTACTACGACGACACCCGAGACGGAACCGCGACCCCTGCCCGCGGAGACGAACCGACAGTCGCGGTCACCACCGGGGACGCGGCGGGTGACACCGCGCTCGAACTCGTCCGCGCGCGCTCGGTCGCGGCGCTCGCGCTCCCCGACCGCCCCGCAACCGACGTGGCGACCGGCACACTCGAACTGCTCGCGGACGGCCATCCCCCCGCGAGCGTCGCCGACTACGGCGAAGTCAATGACGCTGTGGTTGTCGGCCGTCCGAACTATACGCCGGTTGTTCAGCCGGCCGGCTACGTTCCGGCGGTT is drawn from Salarchaeum sp. JOR-1 and contains these coding sequences:
- a CDS encoding enoyl-CoA hydratase/isomerase family protein produces the protein MSDAVTLDVEDGVATITLDQPERRNALSRELTAGLRDRLEHVRDEVDDARAVVVQGSGGAFSAGGDIAAMKNRLDSDESLEEAVKTLERTTSETLALLVEFPLPTIAKVDGPAVGAGANLAIACDVQLATEDASIGFVFRQVGLSVDAGTSYLLPRVVGTNVAKELVYTGEIMGAERAHDLGLFNHVYGSEEFDAKADAMVERIASGPTAAFRHAKRLIDEGFEKTIDQAMTDEAVAQGVVFDTHDHEEGVRAFLEDRDPEFEGR
- a CDS encoding FAD-binding oxidoreductase — protein: MTDHDVSFLRDLDAECSFTESRREQYARDASPHHPSTPDAVVWPETTDEVSDVLAAAYERDVPVTPWSGGSGLEGNAIPVEGGIVLSTKEMTWVDADPDTLTARVGPGVVYDDLNEALAGDGLRFPPGISSGDVATIGGMIATNASGFNAVRYGETRDHVRRIEAVLPDGEVVEAGRNVVKTSSGYSITDLLVGSEGTLGVVTDATVELAGIPAEKRAALVAFESARDACRAVSDVIGAGVKPGAIEFMDAQSIELLNENRDDLTLAERPTLLVELHGNTSGIDEDYAFVEDLCRDHGVVEWIEPGDEMADVWEARREALPAARAYDPDLDVAVIGDVVVPITNYPDIVERAHELADEYDLLVPLVGHAGDGNLHYTPLVDRDDEDHVVRAMAYNNEVVQAAIEMGGTATGEHGVGIGKRGFMSDEHANTVDVMRAVKDAIDPKGLLNPGKVIPEE
- a CDS encoding thiamine pyrophosphate-binding protein — its product is MRVSEAVVDRLVAHGIDTVFGIPGKQTLPLNDGIGSRDGIDFVVARHETAVTHEAWGYAETSGEMAATCVVPGPGDMNAMNGLKNALNDCTPLLHLAVETEPEVRGGDGIHETPPDTYDNVVKENVLVENPEAALAEIERAIAIAQTAPKGPVRVGIPKNFLPMDVTLAEPGDYATESVRGVDEAALGDAAEHLNEAENPVVLAGGGVRSADASGALVGVAEALDAPVVTTYKGKGTIPEDHDLSAGVLCGGASPDLLALLSESDAMLAVGTDFDAVATRSWTVDVPDTLVHVTLDPEDVGTGYEPSVALVADAGAALAGLAGRLEHTETRDGAARAQAVREADADRMADLRDTAQAPLTSVAALSAVRDATPRDAPVSADAGGFRIWTLVSFPAYGPRSYVNPGSWATMGTGLPAAIGAARANPGEGVLALSGDGGLMMCVHELHTAAVEDLPVVLVAFNNSDYAIISEEAERSYGLDAYDWPETPLSLSTIAEGMGVTTARAETPDEIREAVDAAFDRDGPTLVEVPTDPAEPQASVHMRD
- a CDS encoding MaoC family dehydratase, with the protein product MSDTTVVEGWQGRFYEDFETGDVYKHPYGRTVTETDNVWFTNLTMNVNPMHFNEAYASETEFGERLVDGTFVIALAVGMSVVDVSMNATANLGYDGVQHHAPVFHGDTIFAESEVLSKRELDSRDHVGVVTTELRAYNQDGTKVLSLERTPMVRKREHASVSPEQPPGWPEGVGTQPED
- a CDS encoding LysE family translocator, with the protein product MFASVAAGVAFGLALAAPPGPMNAVIAEEAVQRGWRKGARAGLGAATADFCFFLLALVGVVAVVTDLPLLHAGLLAVGGVLMLYFAYGAYRGVSESFREAGTGRVAGTGFQRAFVLAITNPYQLAFWLSAGVALVEPGTLDLLSYTPYLGDSLAGALVVHTGSPALVAGFFTGVLGWVVAFPLALAAAERRVEALAPAVSALSALLLAGFGVLFLVDAVRTVA